The Nocardia sp. XZ_19_385 genome window below encodes:
- a CDS encoding NAD(P)/FAD-dependent oxidoreductase: protein MNNFTNSSRRDPAGQCRLPPGRDPLDLEVAVIGAGFGGIGMGVALRRAGIRRFIIFEKADDLGGVWRDNTYPGCNCDVPAHLYSFSFAPYRDHRTRYPSQQQILEYLHRVTADAGLEPHVRLRTGIQAATYLDEQDRWELITESGGRILADSIVIAVGQLHRPYIPEIPGRADFPGPAFHTARWDHSQDITGRHVAVVGTGSSAAQVLPHLAATARQVDVFQRTPHWVLPKPTLHFGPITRIALRLPGAHRVYRAALHHGADLALSPIMRRGWSARPAECIARHHLHRQISNSALRAKLTPDYPIGAKRIILDSDFYPALTKPNVELVTSPIQTMTCDGIHTMDGKHHRADVVVWATGFRATEFLPGLAVRGRDGVLLAEQWRDGAAAFAGLAVAGFPNAYLIAGPNSFNPAGSNPEMKETQIAYIMACLRWRTETGAAAIEVDASTMQVYGWRVQQALARTVFGTVRWSWYKHPSGALTNPWPGSARQFDRLLRHPVSESFHKLTPHAYASHRTGLPARKSS from the coding sequence ATGAACAACTTCACAAACAGCAGCCGTCGCGACCCCGCTGGACAGTGCCGACTACCACCGGGGCGCGACCCACTCGATCTCGAGGTGGCGGTCATCGGCGCCGGATTCGGCGGCATCGGAATGGGTGTGGCCCTGCGCCGGGCCGGGATACGCAGATTCATCATCTTCGAAAAGGCTGACGACCTCGGTGGGGTCTGGCGAGACAACACCTACCCCGGCTGCAACTGCGACGTCCCCGCCCACTTGTACTCGTTCTCCTTCGCGCCCTACCGCGACCACCGCACCAGATATCCCAGCCAGCAACAGATCCTGGAGTACTTGCACCGCGTCACCGCCGACGCAGGCCTCGAACCACACGTGCGCCTGAGGACCGGCATCCAGGCCGCCACATACCTCGACGAGCAGGACCGATGGGAACTAATCACCGAATCCGGTGGCCGGATACTGGCCGACTCCATCGTTATCGCGGTCGGTCAACTCCACCGCCCCTACATTCCCGAGATCCCCGGACGCGCCGACTTCCCGGGCCCGGCGTTCCACACCGCGCGCTGGGACCACAGCCAGGACATCACCGGACGCCACGTCGCGGTGGTCGGCACCGGCTCCAGCGCCGCCCAGGTCCTGCCGCACCTCGCCGCGACTGCTCGCCAGGTAGATGTCTTCCAGCGCACACCACACTGGGTACTACCCAAGCCCACACTGCATTTCGGCCCCATCACCCGCATAGCCTTGCGGCTGCCCGGCGCCCACCGGGTCTACCGGGCCGCCCTTCATCACGGCGCGGACCTAGCGCTGTCGCCGATAATGCGCCGAGGCTGGTCGGCTCGTCCCGCAGAATGCATCGCCCGACATCACCTGCACCGCCAGATCTCCAACTCCGCACTGCGCGCGAAGCTCACCCCGGACTATCCGATCGGTGCCAAACGCATCATCCTCGACAGCGACTTCTATCCAGCCTTGACCAAGCCGAACGTCGAGCTGGTCACCTCGCCGATCCAAACCATGACCTGCGACGGCATCCACACCATGGACGGAAAACACCATCGCGCCGATGTCGTGGTGTGGGCCACCGGATTTCGCGCGACAGAGTTCTTACCTGGACTAGCCGTTCGTGGCCGTGACGGCGTGCTACTGGCCGAGCAATGGCGAGACGGCGCCGCAGCGTTCGCCGGCCTGGCGGTGGCAGGATTTCCCAATGCCTACTTGATCGCCGGCCCGAACTCCTTCAACCCGGCGGGCAGCAACCCGGAGATGAAGGAAACCCAAATCGCCTACATCATGGCGTGCTTGCGCTGGCGTACCGAAACCGGCGCTGCCGCAATCGAAGTCGATGCCTCGACCATGCAGGTCTATGGGTGGCGAGTGCAGCAGGCGCTTGCTCGCACGGTGTTCGGGACGGTGAGATGGAGCTGGTACAAACACCCCTCGGGTGCCCTCACCAATCCCTGGCCGGGATCAGCACGCCAATTCGACCGCCTCCTGCGACATCCGGTCTCCGAGTCGTTCCACAAGCTCACCCCGCACGCATACGCGAGCCATCGCACAGGACTGCCGGCCCGGAAATCGAGCTGA
- a CDS encoding NUDIX hydrolase N-terminal domain-containing protein: MHCDSPERTSPTLSLRETSLDADLTGVIDGLLGGLGGHERHFSRSGQLATYTSGSDSQREKPPPIVTACVTDPRFPHTPGGHILMGDTRTSVEADLLHIGQRLADTAQNGLTYGNDDFDLQRYTDIQKLTAELLACISSQSPVDLTEILAAEAGYSTPKVDVRAGVFDTEGRILLIQDPRTELWAPPGGWCDAGESTAQAVVKEVREEAGLTVEPRKLVAALDRDTQGHQPPLLFSVLKMYYLCDVIADGGVPDPLETLAIGWFCIDELPPLSTTRILEHQIQMLHAHWLHPELPALFD; encoded by the coding sequence GTGCACTGCGATTCGCCGGAGCGAACCTCGCCGACGCTATCCCTGCGCGAGACGAGCCTCGACGCGGACCTGACCGGTGTAATCGACGGGCTGCTCGGTGGACTTGGCGGGCATGAGCGTCATTTCAGCCGATCGGGGCAGCTCGCCACCTATACGAGCGGATCGGATTCACAGCGCGAGAAGCCACCACCTATCGTCACAGCCTGCGTCACTGACCCTCGATTTCCCCACACTCCTGGAGGCCACATCCTTATGGGCGACACTCGCACTTCGGTGGAAGCCGATCTCCTGCATATCGGTCAGCGCTTGGCCGATACCGCTCAGAATGGATTGACTTACGGCAATGACGATTTCGATCTCCAGCGCTATACCGACATTCAGAAGCTCACAGCGGAACTACTGGCCTGCATCAGCAGCCAGTCGCCTGTGGACCTCACCGAGATTCTCGCCGCGGAAGCGGGCTACAGCACACCCAAGGTCGACGTCCGCGCAGGCGTTTTCGACACCGAAGGACGGATCCTTCTGATTCAGGACCCCCGAACCGAACTTTGGGCACCGCCCGGCGGATGGTGCGATGCCGGCGAATCCACTGCACAGGCGGTGGTCAAGGAAGTGCGGGAAGAGGCTGGGCTCACGGTGGAGCCGCGAAAGCTGGTGGCTGCCTTGGACCGTGACACCCAGGGTCACCAACCCCCACTGCTGTTTTCCGTGCTGAAGATGTATTACCTGTGCGATGTGATCGCCGATGGCGGTGTACCGGATCCGCTTGAGACTTTGGCCATCGGCTGGTTCTGCATCGATGAACTGCCGCCCCTGTCCACGACACGGATCCTCGAACATCAGATCCAGATGCTGCATGCCCATTGGCTTCATCCGGAGCTGCCCGCACTGTTCGATTGA